The Salvia miltiorrhiza cultivar Shanhuang (shh) chromosome 1, IMPLAD_Smil_shh, whole genome shotgun sequence genome has a window encoding:
- the LOC131007060 gene encoding zinc finger CCCH domain-containing protein 22-like: MDTYEATQVVMSRIQSLDPESASKIMGYILIQDQGEKEIIRLAFVPDSILLSYINQAKACLGITPSSKPFSSPRILIPNNGFHFSNPSPSRSSPTPTLSPSPSPSPRPFSYAAALNGSTANANSPASSFNFYGAGGAELPFLDDSAVDPVMSPSGRSDSLLFPYGEEPSPHPFHRRSSSVNDAAFLANMEEGGGFGWRPCMYFARGFCKNGTSCKFLHGGDGDAAAPEVGSPGKGFDDLLRMKALQQHRFALMASSPRGQQHFSYNKCMDFLNDNPRNEFSGMGLGAAATSSSRQIYLTFPADSTFKEEDVSSYFSMFGPVQDVRIPFQQKRMFGFVTFVYPETVKLILAKGNPHFVCDSRVLVKPYKEKGKVADKKQQQQHHLDLSSSVIESRENIDLPFGSRMLFNTQEMMLRRKLEQEAEIQHAIELQGRRIMNLHLMDLKNQHHNHHLLQGFRAGIPMSSPRQSQFLMNQNFIPSPEGSNQENTEEFDGWQEPAKSPNLVPEGSEFSNNIVGCDKQIKVNGDDSNIAQSFDHILPDNLFASPTKLAGEHRSVFSEASASTDDSIPITITSSSKNIPTMASLKSCYVEIPRFSSGQEAIEM, encoded by the exons ATGGACACATACGAGGCTACTCAAGTAGTGATGTCAAGGATCCAAAGCTTGGATCCGGAAAGCGCCTCGAAAATCATGGGTTACATACTGATTCAGGATCAGGGCGAGAAGGAGATCATACGCTTAGCATTCGTTCCCGATTCCATTCTGCTCTCCTACATCAACCAAGCAAAGGCCTGTTTGGGAATAACCCCTTCTTCAAAGCCTTTCTCCTCTCCCAGAATCTTGATTCCCAACAATGGCTTCCACTTCAGCAACCCCTCTCCCTCGCGCAGCAGCCCCACCCCGACCCTCAGCCCCAGCCCTAGCCCTAGCCCGAGGCCCTTCTCCTACGCTGCTGCTCTCAACGGCTCTACCGCCAACGCTAACTCACCCGCGTCAAGCTTCAATTTTTACGGCGCCGGCGGGGCCGAGTTGCCGTTTCTCGACGACTCGGCGGTGGATCCCGTGATGAGCCCCAGCGGGAGGAGTGATTCTCTGCTCTTCCCTTACGGTGAGGAGCCCAGCCCCCACCCGTTTCACCGGCGGAGCAGCTCGGTCAATGATGCGGCGTTTCTGGCTAATATGGAGGAGGGCGGCGGCTTTGGCTGGCGCCCCTGCATGTACTTCGCCAGGGGCTTCTGCAAGAACGGGACCTCTTGCAAGTTCTTGCacggcggcgacggcgacgcGGCGGCGCCGGAGGTGGGGTCTCCGGGGAAGGGGTTTGACGATTTGCTGAGGATGAAGGCGCTTCAACAGCACAGGTTTGCGCTCATGGCGTCTTCTCCGCGGGGGCAGCAGCATTTTTCTTACAATAAATGCATGGACTTTCTCAATGACAACCCCAG gaatgaGTTTTCGGGTATGGGATTGGGGGCTGCTGCAACTTCGAGCTCTCGACAAATTTACCTCACATTCCCAGCCGACAGTACTTTCAAGGAAGAAGATGTTTCGAGCTATTTCAG TATGTTTGGACCCGTTCAAGATGTTAGGATTCCATTTCAGCAGAAGCGTATGTTTGGGTTTGTGACGTTCGTGTACCCGGAGACCGTGAAGCTCATCTTGGCCAAAGGGAATCCTCACTTTGTGTGCGACTCTCGTGTGCTCGTCAAGCCTTACAAGGAGAAGGGCAAAGTTGCTGACAA GAAACAACAGCAGCAACACCACTTGGATTTGAGCTCCTCCGTGATTGAGTCTAGGGAAAACATCGATCTCCCGTTTG GATCTAGAATGTTGTTCAATACACAAGAGATGATGCTGAGGAGAAAATTGGAGCAGGAAGCGGAGATACAGCACGCCATTGAACTTCAAGGAAGAAGGATCATGAATTTGCATCTCATGGACCTCAAAAACCAGCATCATAATCATCACCTCCTGCAAGGCTTTAGAGCCGGAATTCCCATGTCCTCGCCTCGCCAATCGCAGTTTCTCATGAATCAAAACTTCATTCCTTCCCCCGAGGGCTCGAATCAAGAAAACACTGAAG AGTTTGATGGTTGGCAAGAGCCAGCAAAATCTCCTAACTTGGTGCCGGAAGGAAGTGAATTCTCTAACAACATTGTTGGCTGCGATAAGCAGATCAAAGTCAACGGTGATGATTCAAACATCGCCCAAAG TTTCGACCACATCCTTCCCGATAATCTCTTTGCGTCTCCAACAAAGTTAGCCGGTGAACACCGGTCTGTTTTCTCGGAAGCTTCAGCTTCTACTGATGATAGTATACCTATAACAATCACTTCTTCCTCCAAGAACATTCCCACCATGGCTTCTCTCAAATCATGTTACGTCGAAATACCGAG GTTTTCTTCCGGGCAAGAAGCCATTGAAATGTAG